A region of Candidatus Neomarinimicrobiota bacterium DNA encodes the following proteins:
- a CDS encoding UDP-glucose--hexose-1-phosphate uridylyltransferase, translated as MSMEFFQSAHRRLNLLTGDWVLVSPHRLQRPWVGRVEQPPPEELPEYDPDCYLCPGNKRAGGRINPDYKGVFVFDNDFPALLMNKKRIDSFSHSEVLFAKGEIGLCRVVCFSHFHNKTLPELDSKYLINLVEEWKKQYEEIAEIPEIKYITIFENKGEIMGCSNPHPHGQIWAQSSIPVEPYKELVRQRGYFHGKKRCLLCDYLETELKLDQRIVVENDSFVVLVPFWAIWPYEVMIVSKRHIPSIGEFNNKEILHFAEILKLITIKYDNLFNIPFPYSAGMHNCPTDSMEYPEWHFHMHFYPPLLRSATIKKFMVGYEMLSEPQRDLTAEESTKRLKSLSTKHYKEK; from the coding sequence ATGAGTATGGAGTTTTTTCAATCGGCACATAGAAGATTAAATCTATTAACGGGAGATTGGGTGCTCGTATCTCCTCACAGACTACAAAGACCATGGGTAGGTAGGGTAGAACAACCACCTCCTGAAGAACTTCCTGAATATGATCCGGATTGTTACCTCTGTCCAGGAAATAAAAGAGCTGGCGGGAGAATCAATCCGGATTATAAAGGTGTGTTTGTTTTTGATAATGACTTCCCCGCTCTATTAATGAATAAAAAAAGAATCGATTCATTTAGCCATAGTGAAGTATTGTTTGCGAAAGGTGAAATTGGTTTGTGCCGAGTAGTATGTTTCTCTCATTTCCATAATAAAACATTACCTGAACTTGACTCAAAGTATTTGATAAATTTGGTGGAAGAATGGAAAAAACAGTATGAAGAAATAGCTGAAATCCCCGAAATAAAATATATAACTATATTTGAGAATAAGGGTGAGATTATGGGATGTAGTAATCCTCACCCACATGGTCAGATTTGGGCACAGTCTTCAATACCGGTAGAACCCTATAAAGAGCTTGTGAGACAAAGGGGATATTTCCACGGCAAAAAGAGATGCTTACTATGTGATTATTTGGAGACTGAGTTGAAATTGGATCAAAGGATAGTTGTTGAAAATGATAGTTTTGTGGTTCTTGTACCCTTTTGGGCTATCTGGCCATATGAGGTTATGATTGTTTCAAAAAGACATATTCCCAGCATAGGTGAATTTAATAATAAAGAGATCTTACATTTTGCCGAGATATTAAAATTGATAACTATAAAATACGACAATCTATTTAATATACCTTTTCCCTATTCTGCAGGTATGCATAATTGTCCAACTGATTCAATGGAATATCCAGAATGGCATTTTCATATGCATTTTTATCCTCCACTACTTCGATCTGCAACAATTAAAAAATTTATGGTGGGATATGAAATGCTAAGTGAGCCACAGAGAGATCTGACGGCTGAAGAGAGCACAAAAAGATTAAAAAGTTTATCAACTAAACATTATAAGGAAAAATAA